In Pseudomonas alcaliphila JAB1, a single window of DNA contains:
- the iscA gene encoding iron-sulfur cluster assembly protein IscA, translated as MAITMSEAAARHVQRSLEGRGKGEGIRLGVRTTGCSGLAYVLEFVDELAAEDQVFESHGVKVIIDPKSLVYLDGTELDFVKEGLNEGFKFINPNVRGECGCGESFNV; from the coding sequence ATGGCCATCACCATGTCTGAAGCAGCTGCCCGCCACGTGCAGCGCTCTCTTGAAGGGCGCGGCAAGGGCGAGGGTATTCGCCTCGGTGTGCGCACTACCGGTTGCTCCGGCCTGGCCTACGTGCTCGAGTTCGTCGATGAGCTGGCGGCAGAGGATCAGGTATTCGAGAGCCATGGCGTCAAGGTGATCATCGATCCCAAGAGCCTGGTCTATCTCGATGGCACCGAATTGGACTTCGTCAAGGAAGGCCTCAACGAGGGCTTCAAGTTCATCAACCCCAACGTGCGCGGCGAATGCGGTTGCGGCGAAAGCTTCAACGTTTGA
- the iscU gene encoding Fe-S cluster assembly scaffold IscU — translation MAYSDKVIDHYENPRNVGKLNAEDPDVGTGMVGAPACGDVMRLQIKVNESGVIEDAKFKTYGCGSAIASSSLATEWMKGKTLDEAESIKNTQLAEELALPPVKIHCSVLAEDAIKAAVRDYKQKKGLL, via the coding sequence ATGGCTTACAGTGACAAGGTCATCGACCACTACGAAAATCCGCGTAACGTCGGCAAGCTCAATGCCGAAGATCCGGATGTCGGCACCGGCATGGTCGGCGCGCCCGCCTGCGGTGACGTGATGCGCCTGCAGATCAAGGTCAACGAGAGCGGCGTTATCGAAGACGCCAAGTTCAAGACCTACGGTTGCGGTTCCGCTATTGCCTCCAGCTCCCTCGCGACCGAGTGGATGAAGGGCAAGACCCTGGATGAGGCCGAGAGCATCAAGAACACCCAGCTCGCCGAAGAACTGGCGCTGCCGCCGGTGAAAATTCACTGCTCCGTGCTCGCCGAAGATGCCATCAAGGCTGCTGTGCGCGACTACAAGCAGAAGAAAGGCTTGCTCTGA
- a CDS encoding IscS subfamily cysteine desulfurase has protein sequence MKLPIYLDYSATTPVDPRVAQKMSECLLVDGNFGNPASRSHVFGWKAEEAVENSRRQVAELVNADPREIVWTSGATESDNLAIKGVAHFYASKGKHIITSKIEHKAVLDTTRQLEREGFEVTYLEPGEDGLITPAMVEAALREDTVLVSVMHVNNEIGTINDIAAIGELTRSRGVLLHVDAAQSTGKVEIDLEKMKVDLMSFSAHKTYGPKGVGALYVRRKPRVRLEAQTHGGGHERGMRSGTLATHQCVGMGEAFRIAKEEMAAENQRIAALRDRFYRQLEDMEELYVNGSLTARVPHNLNLSFNYVEGESLIMALKDLAVSSGSACTSASLEPSYVLRALGRNDELAHSSIRFTFGRFTTEEEVDYAAAKVREAVDKLRELSPLWDMFKEGVDISSVEWAAH, from the coding sequence ATGAAATTGCCCATTTACCTCGATTATTCCGCCACCACGCCGGTAGACCCGCGTGTTGCGCAGAAGATGAGTGAATGCCTGCTGGTCGACGGTAACTTTGGCAACCCGGCTTCGCGCTCCCATGTGTTCGGCTGGAAGGCCGAAGAAGCCGTGGAAAATTCACGTCGCCAGGTCGCCGAACTGGTCAATGCCGACCCGCGCGAGATCGTCTGGACCAGCGGTGCTACCGAGTCCGACAACCTGGCGATCAAAGGCGTGGCGCACTTCTACGCCAGCAAGGGCAAGCACATCATTACCTCGAAGATCGAGCACAAGGCGGTACTGGATACCACTCGCCAGCTTGAGCGCGAAGGTTTCGAAGTGACCTATCTGGAGCCGGGCGAGGATGGCCTGATTACGCCGGCCATGGTCGAGGCTGCGCTGCGTGAAGACACCGTGTTGGTGTCGGTAATGCACGTCAACAACGAAATCGGCACCATCAACGACATCGCCGCCATCGGCGAGCTGACTCGCTCGCGCGGCGTACTGCTGCATGTCGATGCGGCGCAGTCCACCGGCAAGGTGGAAATCGACCTGGAGAAGATGAAGGTCGACCTGATGTCTTTCTCCGCGCACAAGACCTATGGCCCCAAGGGTGTCGGTGCTCTTTACGTTCGCCGCAAGCCGCGCGTGCGTCTGGAAGCGCAGACTCACGGTGGTGGTCACGAGCGCGGTATGCGCTCGGGTACCCTGGCCACTCACCAGTGCGTCGGCATGGGTGAAGCGTTCCGTATCGCCAAGGAAGAAATGGCTGCAGAGAATCAGCGTATCGCCGCTCTGCGTGATCGTTTCTACCGCCAGTTGGAAGATATGGAGGAGCTGTACGTCAACGGCAGTCTGACTGCTCGCGTGCCGCACAACCTCAACCTGAGTTTCAACTACGTCGAGGGTGAGTCGCTGATCATGGCGCTCAAGGATCTCGCCGTATCGTCCGGTTCGGCATGTACCTCGGCTTCCCTGGAGCCGTCCTACGTGCTGCGTGCCCTGGGCCGCAATGATGAACTGGCGCATAGCTCGATTCGCTTCACCTTCGGTCGTTTCACCACCGAAGAAGAGGTCGACTACGCCGCTGCCAAGGTCCGTGAGGCCGTGGACAAGCTGCGCGAGCTGTCGCCCCTGTGGGATATGTTCAAAGAAGGTGTCGACATTTCCTCCGTGGAATGGGCAGCACACTGA
- the iscR gene encoding Fe-S cluster assembly transcriptional regulator IscR: protein MRLTTKGRYAVTAMLDLALHAQHGPVSLADISERQGISLSYLEQLFAKLRRGSLVSSVRGPGGGYQLSRDMRGIQVAQVIDAVNESVDATRCQGQGDCHSGDTCLTHHLWCDLSQQIHEFLSGISLADLVARREVQEVALRQDQRRCNGRTPRLDKIEASAID, encoded by the coding sequence ATGCGACTGACCACCAAAGGCCGTTACGCCGTTACCGCCATGCTGGATCTGGCGCTGCACGCACAGCACGGTCCCGTTTCCCTGGCCGATATATCCGAGCGGCAGGGCATCTCCCTGTCTTATCTCGAGCAACTGTTCGCCAAGCTGCGCCGTGGCAGTCTGGTTTCCAGTGTTCGCGGGCCGGGTGGCGGCTATCAGCTTTCGCGTGACATGCGTGGCATTCAGGTGGCTCAGGTGATCGATGCGGTCAACGAGTCGGTAGATGCCACGCGTTGCCAGGGGCAGGGCGATTGCCACTCTGGCGACACCTGTCTGACCCATCACCTGTGGTGCGATCTCAGTCAGCAGATTCATGAGTTCCTCAGTGGCATCAGCCTGGCCGATCTGGTCGCGCGCCGAGAGGTTCAAGAGGTCGCGTTGCGCCAGGATCAGCGCCGCTGCAATGGCAGGACGCCGCGCCTGGATAAGATTGAAGCGTCTGCCATCGACTGA
- the cysE gene encoding serine O-acetyltransferase: protein MFERIREDIQSVFHRDPAARNAFEVVTCYPGLHAVWLHRVAHALWRSGWKWLARVVSNFGRWMTGIEIHPGAKIGRRFFIDHGMGIVIGETAEIGNDVTLYQGVTLGGTSWNKGKRHPTLEDGVVVGAGAKVLGPFTVGAGAKIGSNAVVTKAVPAGATAVGIPGKIIVKSDDEQEAKRQAMAEKIGFDAYGVGQDMPDPVARAIGQLLDHLHAVDGRLEDVSKALASMDCDYRAKALPALRDEDFAEVCKGQGDKPAA from the coding sequence ATGTTTGAGCGCATTCGAGAAGATATCCAAAGCGTTTTTCACCGTGATCCTGCGGCGCGCAATGCCTTCGAGGTGGTGACCTGCTATCCGGGGCTGCATGCCGTCTGGCTGCACCGTGTGGCGCATGCCCTGTGGCGTTCGGGCTGGAAGTGGCTGGCGCGCGTTGTGTCCAATTTCGGACGCTGGATGACTGGTATCGAGATCCATCCGGGGGCGAAGATCGGACGGCGTTTCTTCATCGATCACGGCATGGGCATCGTGATTGGCGAGACCGCCGAGATCGGTAACGACGTCACGCTCTATCAAGGGGTGACTCTGGGCGGTACCAGCTGGAACAAGGGCAAGCGCCATCCCACTCTGGAAGACGGTGTCGTGGTCGGTGCTGGGGCCAAGGTGCTGGGGCCGTTCACTGTCGGCGCCGGCGCCAAGATCGGCTCCAATGCGGTGGTGACCAAGGCTGTGCCGGCGGGTGCGACTGCGGTGGGCATTCCCGGCAAGATCATCGTCAAGTCCGATGACGAGCAGGAGGCCAAGCGTCAGGCCATGGCCGAGAAGATCGGTTTCGATGCCTACGGCGTCGGTCAGGATATGCCTGACCCGGTGGCGCGTGCCATCGGCCAGCTGCTTGATCATCTGCATGCTGTAGACGGGCGGCTCGAGGATGTCAGCAAGGCGCTGGCTTCGATGGATTGCGACTACCGCGCCAAGGCCCTGCCTGCATTGCGCGATGAGGACTTCGCCGAGGTGTGCAAGGGGCAGGGCGACAAGCCTGCCGCCTGA
- the trmJ gene encoding tRNA (cytosine(32)/uridine(32)-2'-O)-methyltransferase TrmJ translates to MLDNIRVVLVGTSHPGNIGGAARAMKNMGLSRLVLVEPEDFPSGDAVARASGATDVLDAALVVGSLEEALVGCSLVIGTSARDRRIPWPLLDPRECGVTSCEQAAAGGEVALVFGREYAGLTNEELQRCQYHVHIPSNPEFSSLNLAAAVQVLAYEVRMAWLTAQNLPTKVEKLEATAMLNSQAATADELESFYGHLRRVLVMIGFLDPQKPRHLMTRLRRLYGRSAVSKLEMNILRGILTETEKAVRGEPHKQGKSDV, encoded by the coding sequence TTGCTGGACAATATTCGCGTGGTTTTGGTGGGCACCAGTCATCCGGGCAATATCGGCGGCGCGGCGCGGGCGATGAAAAACATGGGGCTGTCGCGCCTGGTGCTGGTCGAGCCGGAGGATTTTCCCAGTGGCGACGCTGTGGCGCGTGCGTCCGGCGCGACCGATGTGCTGGATGCTGCGCTGGTCGTCGGTAGTCTTGAAGAGGCGCTGGTCGGCTGCAGTCTGGTGATTGGCACCAGTGCTCGCGATCGGCGCATTCCCTGGCCGCTGCTGGATCCGCGTGAGTGCGGCGTGACCAGTTGCGAGCAGGCCGCTGCTGGCGGCGAAGTGGCGTTGGTGTTCGGTCGTGAATACGCCGGCTTGACCAACGAGGAGCTGCAGCGATGTCAGTACCACGTGCATATCCCGTCCAATCCCGAGTTCAGTTCGCTGAACCTGGCGGCGGCGGTGCAGGTGCTGGCCTATGAAGTTCGTATGGCATGGCTCACAGCGCAGAATCTGCCGACCAAGGTAGAGAAGCTGGAGGCTACGGCCATGCTCAACTCCCAGGCGGCGACGGCGGATGAGCTGGAGTCTTTCTACGGTCATTTGCGGCGCGTGCTGGTGATGATCGGGTTTCTCGATCCGCAGAAGCCGCGGCACCTGATGACTCGCCTGCGTCGGCTTTATGGGCGCAGTGCGGTGAGCAAGTTGGAGATGAATATCCTGCGCGGCATCCTTACCGAGACAGAGAAGGCCGTGCGTGGAGAGCCTCACAAGCAGGGGAAGTCTGATGTTTGA
- the suhB gene encoding inositol-phosphate phosphatase, with protein sequence MQPMLNIALRAARSAGEMIFRSIERLDVISVDEKDAKDYVTEVDKAAELMIVQAIRKAYPTHSFLGEEGGVLEGSGDGADYQWIIDPLDGTTNFIRGVPHFAISIACKYRGRLEHAIVLDPVRQEEFTASRGRGAALNGRRLRVSNRKSLDGALLGTGFPFRNEQLDNLENYLGMFRSLVGQTAGVRRAGAASLDLAYVAAGRYDAFWEFGLSEWDMAAGALLIQEAGGLVSDFTGGHEFLEKGQIVAGNTKCFKAVLTAIQPHLSPSMKR encoded by the coding sequence ATGCAGCCCATGCTGAATATCGCCCTGCGCGCCGCTCGCAGCGCCGGTGAAATGATCTTTCGCTCCATCGAGCGCCTGGATGTCATCTCGGTAGACGAGAAGGATGCCAAGGATTACGTCACCGAGGTCGACAAGGCCGCCGAGCTGATGATCGTCCAGGCCATTCGCAAGGCCTACCCGACCCACAGCTTCCTGGGTGAGGAAGGTGGCGTGCTGGAAGGCAGTGGCGACGGCGCCGACTACCAGTGGATCATCGACCCGCTGGACGGCACCACCAACTTCATCCGCGGTGTTCCGCACTTCGCCATCAGCATCGCCTGCAAATACCGCGGCCGCCTCGAGCACGCCATCGTTCTCGACCCGGTACGCCAGGAAGAATTCACCGCCAGCCGCGGCCGTGGCGCCGCCCTCAATGGTCGCCGCCTGCGCGTGAGCAACCGCAAGAGCCTGGATGGCGCGCTGCTGGGTACCGGCTTCCCGTTCCGCAACGAGCAACTGGACAACCTCGAGAACTACCTGGGCATGTTCCGCAGCCTGGTCGGCCAGACCGCCGGCGTACGCCGTGCCGGTGCCGCCAGCCTGGATCTGGCCTATGTCGCAGCCGGCCGCTACGACGCCTTCTGGGAATTCGGCTTGTCCGAGTGGGACATGGCAGCCGGCGCCCTGCTGATTCAGGAAGCAGGCGGCCTGGTCAGCGACTTCACTGGTGGCCACGAATTCCTTGAGAAAGGCCAGATCGTTGCCGGCAACACCAAGTGCTTCAAGGCCGTGCTGACCGCGATCCAGCCACATCTGTCACCCTCGATGAAGCGCTGA
- a CDS encoding glycine zipper 2TM domain-containing protein has product MNKSMLVGAVLGAVGVTAGGAVATYSLVDRGPDYAEVLAVTPINETVKTPREVCKDVAVTRQRPVQDQHQIAGTAIGAIAGGLLGNQIGGGTGKKIATVAGAVGGGYAGNKVQEGMQQRDTYTTTETRCNTVTDTSEKLVGYDVKYQLGEKVGTVRMDRDPGSRIPVNKQGELVLVQQAQ; this is encoded by the coding sequence ATGAATAAATCAATGTTGGTAGGTGCCGTACTGGGTGCTGTGGGTGTGACCGCTGGTGGGGCCGTCGCCACCTACAGTCTGGTTGATCGTGGCCCGGACTATGCCGAGGTGCTGGCCGTAACTCCGATCAATGAAACCGTGAAAACGCCGCGGGAAGTGTGCAAGGACGTGGCTGTCACTCGTCAACGTCCTGTGCAGGACCAGCACCAGATCGCTGGCACCGCTATCGGTGCCATTGCTGGTGGTCTGTTGGGTAACCAGATCGGCGGCGGCACTGGCAAGAAGATCGCTACAGTGGCCGGTGCAGTTGGCGGCGGTTATGCCGGCAACAAGGTTCAGGAAGGCATGCAGCAGCGTGACACCTATACCACCACCGAAACCCGCTGCAACACCGTGACCGACACCAGCGAGAAGCTGGTGGGCTATGACGTCAAGTATCAGCTGGGCGAGAAGGTCGGTACCGTGCGCATGGATCGTGATCCGGGCAGCCGTATTCCGGTCAACAAGCAAGGTGAGCTGGTGCTGGTGCAGCAGGCTCAGTAA
- the secF gene encoding protein translocase subunit SecF, translated as MIKSTIRFMAIRNIAFSITVVLTLIGLGALFAKGLNFGLDFTGGTLIELQYEQPANLDLIKTELGQAGYADAVVQSFGASTDVLVRLAGDSPDLGNEVAAALRKVDEAARFEVKRVEFVGPQVGEELRDQGGIAMLLALGGIMLYLAFRFQWKFGVGAVASLVHDVVITLGVLAFFQIPFDLTVLAAVLAMIGYSLNDTIIIYDRIRENFRVMRKTSLIENIDVSITQTLLRTIATSLSTALALLALLFFGGDVLAAFALTLLVGVVVGTYSSVYIGATVLVWLKLSVEDLIPPVAEAEADDGRP; from the coding sequence ATGATCAAGTCAACCATTCGTTTCATGGCGATCCGCAATATCGCCTTCTCCATTACGGTCGTGCTGACGCTGATCGGTCTCGGCGCGCTGTTTGCCAAAGGGCTGAATTTTGGCCTGGATTTCACCGGTGGCACCCTGATCGAACTGCAGTATGAGCAGCCGGCCAATCTCGATCTGATCAAGACCGAGTTGGGCCAGGCAGGCTATGCCGATGCTGTGGTGCAGAGCTTCGGTGCCAGTACCGATGTGCTGGTGCGTCTGGCTGGCGATTCTCCTGATCTGGGTAATGAGGTCGCGGCCGCACTGCGCAAGGTCGACGAGGCAGCGCGCTTCGAGGTCAAGCGTGTCGAGTTCGTCGGCCCGCAGGTGGGTGAGGAGCTGCGTGACCAGGGCGGTATCGCCATGCTCCTGGCGTTGGGTGGGATCATGCTCTACCTGGCTTTCCGCTTTCAGTGGAAGTTTGGTGTCGGCGCCGTCGCATCCTTGGTGCACGACGTGGTGATCACCCTGGGTGTGCTGGCGTTCTTCCAGATTCCATTCGACCTGACGGTGCTGGCGGCGGTGCTGGCGATGATCGGTTATTCGCTCAACGACACCATCATCATCTACGACCGGATTCGTGAGAACTTCCGTGTAATGCGCAAGACCTCGCTGATCGAGAACATCGACGTTTCGATCACTCAGACCCTTCTGCGTACCATCGCCACCTCGCTGTCCACTGCGCTGGCCTTGTTGGCACTGCTGTTCTTCGGCGGTGACGTACTGGCGGCCTTCGCGCTGACCCTGTTGGTCGGTGTGGTGGTGGGGACCTACTCGTCGGTCTACATCGGCGCCACGGTGCTGGTATGGCTGAAGCTCAGCGTGGAGGATCTGATTCCTCCTGTGGCCGAGGCCGAGGCAGACGACGGTCGTCCATGA
- the secD gene encoding protein translocase subunit SecD — protein MLNKYPLWKYLLILSVLAIGLVYSIPNLYPDDPAIQISGASSALSIEQADVDRASKALQDAGIAVKAASIDERGRGGLIRLTKQDDQLPAKDIVRRALGDDYVVALNLAQTTPDWLRSLGASPMKLGLDLSGGVHFLLEVDMDKALDVRRKVYEGEIKSLLRKERIRYRSMPESNGRIQLGFADSDTLDKAQRLIRKDYSDFELTTVERSGQQILQLGLTQAKIAEIREYSIRQNLTTVRNRVNELGVAEPLVQRQGANRIVVELPGVQDTAEAKRILGKTANLEFRLQADPNAPRGATESFGFREEGRPPVQLERELIITGDQVTDAQASFDENGRPQVNIRLDGHGGELMNRATRNNVGRSMAVIFIEQKPVTRYVRQTIDGVEQEVAISSFVEEKKIISLATIQSPLGSQFRITGLNGQGESSELALLLRAGGLAAPMYFAEERTIGPSLGAENIAKGIASTEWAMIFVSLFIIAIYRFFGVLATVALAFNLVLLVGLMSAIGATLTLPGIAGIVLTLGMAVDANVLIFSRIREELANGLPVQRALHEGFDRAYSAILDSNLTTLLVGGILFAMGTGPVKGFAVTLSLGIITSMFTAIMFTRGLVNLIFGGRNFKKLWI, from the coding sequence ATGCTCAATAAATACCCTCTGTGGAAGTACCTGCTGATTTTGTCCGTTCTGGCAATCGGCCTGGTGTACTCCATTCCCAACCTTTATCCAGACGATCCTGCCATACAGATCAGTGGCGCCAGCTCGGCGCTGAGCATCGAGCAGGCGGATGTCGACCGTGCCAGCAAAGCGCTGCAGGACGCCGGTATTGCCGTCAAGGCTGCCAGCATCGACGAGCGTGGCCGCGGTGGCCTGATTCGTCTGACCAAGCAGGATGACCAGTTGCCGGCCAAGGACATCGTCCGCCGTGCGCTGGGCGATGATTACGTCGTGGCGCTGAACCTGGCGCAAACCACCCCCGACTGGCTGCGTAGCCTGGGTGCGAGCCCGATGAAGCTCGGTCTGGACCTGTCTGGTGGTGTGCACTTCCTGCTGGAAGTCGACATGGACAAGGCGCTGGATGTGCGCCGCAAGGTCTATGAAGGTGAGATCAAGAGCCTGCTGCGCAAGGAGCGTATTCGCTACCGCAGCATGCCGGAAAGCAATGGCCGGATTCAGCTCGGCTTCGCCGACAGCGACACGCTGGACAAGGCGCAGCGCCTGATCCGCAAGGATTACAGCGATTTCGAGCTGACCACTGTCGAGCGCAGCGGCCAGCAGATTCTGCAGTTGGGGCTGACTCAGGCGAAGATCGCCGAGATTCGTGAGTACTCCATTCGCCAGAACCTCACCACTGTACGCAATCGCGTCAATGAACTGGGCGTGGCCGAGCCGCTGGTGCAGCGCCAGGGCGCCAACCGCATCGTGGTGGAGCTGCCGGGTGTGCAGGACACTGCCGAGGCCAAGCGTATTCTCGGCAAGACCGCCAACCTGGAGTTCCGTCTGCAGGCCGACCCCAATGCGCCGCGTGGCGCCACCGAGTCCTTCGGCTTCCGTGAGGAAGGTCGTCCGCCGGTACAGCTGGAGCGTGAGCTGATCATCACTGGCGATCAGGTGACCGACGCCCAGGCCAGTTTTGACGAGAACGGTCGCCCGCAGGTGAACATTCGCCTCGACGGTCACGGCGGCGAGCTGATGAACCGCGCCACCCGCAACAATGTCGGCCGCAGCATGGCGGTGATCTTCATCGAGCAGAAGCCGGTCACCCGCTACGTGCGTCAGACTATCGACGGCGTCGAGCAGGAAGTTGCCATTTCTTCCTTCGTGGAAGAGAAGAAGATCATCAGCCTGGCGACCATTCAGTCGCCACTGGGCAGCCAGTTCCGCATCACCGGCCTGAACGGCCAGGGCGAGTCGTCCGAGCTGGCGCTGCTGCTGCGCGCTGGTGGCCTGGCGGCACCGATGTACTTCGCTGAAGAGCGCACCATCGGCCCGAGCCTGGGGGCCGAGAACATTGCCAAGGGTATCGCTTCCACCGAGTGGGCGATGATCTTCGTGTCCCTGTTCATCATCGCCATCTATCGCTTCTTCGGTGTGCTGGCGACCGTTGCCCTGGCATTCAACCTGGTGCTGCTGGTCGGTCTGATGTCGGCGATCGGTGCGACCCTGACCCTGCCGGGTATCGCCGGTATCGTGCTGACCCTGGGTATGGCGGTTGACGCCAACGTGCTGATTTTCTCGCGGATACGCGAGGAGCTGGCCAATGGACTACCGGTGCAGCGTGCCCTGCACGAGGGCTTCGATCGTGCCTATTCGGCGATTCTGGACAGTAACCTGACCACCTTGCTGGTGGGCGGCATCCTGTTCGCCATGGGGACCGGTCCGGTGAAGGGCTTCGCGGTAACGCTGTCGCTGGGCATCATTACGTCGATGTTCACCGCCATCATGTTCACCCGTGGTCTGGTCAACCTGATCTTCGGTGGCCGTAACTTCAAGAAGCTGTGGATCTGA
- the yajC gene encoding preprotein translocase subunit YajC, whose translation MSFFIPAAYADTAAAGPAGSGFEWVFLIGFLVIFYLMIWRPQAKRAKEHKNLLGSLQKGDEVVTSGGIAGKVSKVADDFVVIEVSDTVELKFQKQAIAATLPKGTLKAI comes from the coding sequence ATGAGCTTTTTCATCCCCGCCGCTTACGCTGACACCGCGGCTGCTGGCCCTGCCGGCAGCGGTTTCGAGTGGGTTTTCCTGATCGGCTTTCTGGTCATCTTCTATCTGATGATCTGGCGTCCGCAGGCCAAACGCGCCAAGGAACACAAGAACCTGCTCGGCAGCCTGCAGAAGGGCGACGAAGTGGTCACCAGCGGCGGTATCGCTGGCAAGGTGTCCAAGGTTGCTGACGATTTCGTGGTGATCGAGGTATCTGACACCGTCGAGCTGAAATTCCAGAAGCAGGCCATCGCTGCCACCCTGCCCAAGGGCACGCTGAAAGCCATCTGA
- the tgt gene encoding tRNA guanosine(34) transglycosylase Tgt: MSFELLATDGKARRGRLTFPRGVVETPAFMPVGTYGTVKGMLPRDVEDIGAQIILGNTFHLWLRPGMEVIKKHGDLHDFMQWQGPILTDSGGFQVFSLGAMRKIKEEGVYFASPVDGAKVFMGPEESMQVQRDLGSDIVMIFDECTPYPAEFDVAKRSMELSLRWAKRSKTAHGESSAALFGIVQGGMHEELRMRSLEGLCEIGFDGLAIGGLSVGEPKEEMIRVLDFLPPHMPADKPRYLMGVGKPEDLVEGVRRGVDMFDCVMPTRNARNGHLFVDTGVVKIRNAVHKHDDSPLDPSCDCYTCKHFSRAYLHHLDKCGEMLGSMLNTIHNLRHYQRVMAGLREAIGQGTLAAFVETFYAKRGLPVPPLD, from the coding sequence ATGTCCTTCGAGTTGCTGGCCACTGACGGCAAAGCCCGCAGGGGTCGCCTGACCTTCCCGCGTGGCGTGGTCGAGACCCCGGCCTTCATGCCGGTGGGCACCTATGGCACGGTCAAGGGCATGCTGCCACGCGATGTCGAGGATATTGGCGCGCAGATCATTCTCGGCAATACCTTCCACCTGTGGCTGCGCCCGGGCATGGAGGTGATCAAGAAACATGGCGACCTGCATGACTTCATGCAGTGGCAGGGGCCGATCCTCACCGACTCTGGCGGCTTCCAGGTGTTCAGCCTGGGCGCGATGCGCAAGATCAAGGAGGAGGGCGTGTACTTCGCCTCACCGGTCGATGGCGCCAAGGTCTTCATGGGGCCGGAAGAGTCGATGCAGGTGCAGCGCGACCTGGGCTCGGACATCGTGATGATCTTCGATGAGTGCACGCCGTACCCGGCCGAATTCGATGTGGCCAAGCGTTCCATGGAGCTGTCGCTACGTTGGGCCAAGCGCTCGAAGACCGCACACGGTGAGAGCAGCGCAGCGCTGTTCGGTATCGTCCAGGGTGGCATGCATGAAGAGCTGCGCATGCGCTCGCTCGAAGGGCTTTGCGAAATCGGCTTCGACGGCCTGGCCATTGGCGGGCTGTCGGTCGGCGAGCCGAAGGAAGAGATGATCCGTGTGCTGGATTTCCTGCCGCCGCACATGCCGGCCGACAAGCCGCGCTACCTGATGGGCGTAGGCAAGCCGGAAGACCTGGTCGAGGGTGTGCGCCGTGGCGTGGACATGTTCGACTGCGTGATGCCGACGCGCAATGCGCGCAACGGCCACCTGTTCGTCGATACCGGCGTGGTGAAGATTCGCAACGCCGTGCACAAACACGACGACTCGCCGCTGGACCCGAGCTGCGACTGTTACACCTGTAAACATTTCTCGCGCGCTTATCTGCATCATCTGGACAAGTGCGGCGAAATGCTCGGTAGCATGCTCAATACCATCCATAACTTGCGGCATTATCAGCGGGTTATGGCTGGTTTGCGCGAGGCTATCGGACAGGGTACATTGGCCGCCTTCGTCGAAACCTTCTATGCCAAGCGCGGCCTGCCTGTGCCGCCGCTTGACTGA